A stretch of the Teretinema zuelzerae genome encodes the following:
- the flgG gene encoding flagellar basal-body rod protein FlgG, with translation MVRSLWTAATGMNGQQANIDTISNNLSNVNTTGFKKQRVEFEDLLYQTVKTAGTPATEDTITPVGVQMGHGVKVASTLRMFDQGSLQNTGNISDIAIQGEGFFRVLQYDGSYAYTRDGSFKIDAERQLVTSNGLKVLPEITFPDGFRQDTLTVTQDGRVSVKVDDLDDPVDVGMIELYRFQNPAGLSSVGENLYKQTPASGNSIAGRPGFEGFGKAIHKFLEMSNVSTVGEMVGMIVAQRAYEFSSKAIQTSDNMLQTAVSLKR, from the coding sequence ATGGTAAGAAGTTTATGGACTGCCGCCACCGGAATGAACGGCCAGCAGGCAAATATTGATACGATATCGAACAATCTGTCCAACGTGAACACCACCGGCTTCAAGAAGCAGCGGGTTGAATTCGAAGACCTGTTGTATCAGACGGTTAAAACCGCGGGAACGCCGGCCACCGAAGACACCATAACTCCCGTAGGCGTGCAGATGGGCCACGGCGTGAAAGTCGCCTCAACCTTGAGAATGTTCGACCAGGGTTCTCTTCAGAACACCGGGAACATCAGCGACATCGCGATACAGGGAGAAGGCTTTTTTAGGGTGCTCCAGTACGACGGCTCCTATGCCTATACCCGCGACGGCTCGTTCAAAATAGACGCCGAGCGGCAACTGGTCACCTCTAACGGCTTGAAGGTGCTTCCTGAAATCACCTTTCCCGACGGTTTCCGCCAGGATACCCTCACCGTGACTCAGGACGGCCGCGTCTCCGTTAAAGTGGACGACCTCGACGATCCTGTGGATGTCGGTATGATAGAACTCTATCGTTTCCAGAATCCCGCGGGATTATCGTCTGTGGGCGAGAATCTCTATAAGCAGACCCCCGCGTCGGGAAATTCGATTGCGGGAAGGCCCGGATTCGAAGGCTTCGGCAAAGCGATCCATAAATTCCTTGAAATGTCGAACGTATCGACAGTAGGCGAGATGGTAGGCATGATCGTCGCGCAGAGAGCGTACGAGTTCAGTTCGAAGGCCATTCAAACGAGCGACAATATGCTTCAGACCGCGGTAAGCCTCAAGCGCTGA
- a CDS encoding ribonuclease H-like domain-containing protein, protein MAKRSGLSGRLERIRAGKTSSPAGMVEAIPEVETGLDATGADGSMLTGWTAHDGQYYEKESRVALDFGPVKAFSPHLPLLFPSQRDMLLHCNDFELSKRLVFFDLETTGLSHGSGTVAFMAAVGKLEDGGAVLTVHQLILADYPGEPYFLERLEALIGKDPILVSFNGKCFDSQILVTRNLMNGLRPSYLSSSILHLDLLHPSRRLWKRKLESCRLQTIEAAMLGVVREDDLPGSEAPEAWFSWLKTGDSGNLLRIGEHNLIDCVSLARLLFRLDSAIEAAEGRAALIRALALRSEKKYMEAASFLKDCVLEGDPLALRLSAVDNEHRLGDLEEALRCAEALGDEKRAARLVSKISKLNAQGEFPEHG, encoded by the coding sequence ATGGCGAAGCGCAGCGGATTATCCGGACGGCTTGAGCGGATTCGCGCCGGGAAAACCTCATCGCCGGCCGGCATGGTCGAGGCGATTCCTGAAGTAGAAACCGGTCTCGATGCGACAGGAGCGGATGGTTCGATGTTAACCGGATGGACGGCGCATGACGGCCAGTATTATGAAAAGGAATCCCGAGTCGCGCTCGATTTCGGACCTGTGAAAGCGTTTTCGCCTCATCTTCCTCTGTTGTTTCCCTCGCAGAGAGATATGTTGTTGCATTGTAATGATTTTGAATTGTCAAAACGGCTTGTCTTTTTCGATCTGGAGACGACGGGTCTTTCACACGGAAGCGGTACCGTCGCGTTCATGGCTGCTGTCGGAAAACTGGAAGACGGAGGAGCGGTTTTGACCGTGCATCAGCTCATCCTTGCCGATTATCCGGGAGAGCCCTATTTTCTTGAACGGCTTGAAGCCTTGATCGGGAAAGACCCGATACTCGTGTCTTTCAACGGAAAGTGCTTCGACAGCCAGATACTCGTAACCCGAAATCTCATGAACGGACTGCGGCCTTCCTATCTTTCGAGTTCGATTCTCCATCTCGATCTATTGCATCCTTCCCGGCGTTTATGGAAAAGAAAGCTTGAATCATGCCGGCTGCAGACGATCGAAGCTGCGATGCTCGGCGTCGTCAGGGAGGACGATCTTCCGGGAAGCGAGGCGCCGGAAGCCTGGTTTTCCTGGCTTAAAACCGGCGACAGCGGAAATCTGCTCAGGATAGGCGAGCATAATCTGATCGATTGCGTGAGCCTTGCGCGGCTGCTTTTCCGCCTCGATTCCGCAATCGAAGCTGCGGAGGGACGGGCGGCACTGATCCGTGCCCTCGCGCTCAGATCCGAAAAAAAATACATGGAAGCGGCTTCCTTTCTGAAGGACTGCGTTCTCGAAGGCGATCCCCTGGCGCTCCGCCTTTCGGCTGTCGACAACGAGCATCGGCTGGGCGATCTGGAAGAAGCCCTCCGGTGCGCCGAAGCGCTCGGCGACGAAAAGCGGGCGGCTCGCCTCGTTTCTAAAATCTCGAAACTGAATGCACAGGGAGAATTTCCCGAACATGGCTGA
- a CDS encoding aminotransferase class IV, whose translation MRGRRIRRALDGLRSLARLRSAVPGNATGRTEADYVSNVANVRVAIRTAVFDHAGKSARYGTGSGIVWGSDALAERRECLDKTAVLDSDDGFYVFDSMLLENGGISDLDAHLARLRKSCRYFFLPESTHDGLENELLSLCRNTTDGSWKVRILCSANGTRKIECDPVPPLPAPYCVAPAPGRLAADNPFFAHKTSRREHLDAALREARIMYGEALADAVLVNSRGELMETTRANIVLEIDGKKYTPPLDSGILPGVFRAGILERGLVQEKKLYMDDWHRADRIWAVNSVRGWIEAERIPPDFRASRVGDSGPSCPF comes from the coding sequence ATGCGAGGCAGGAGAATACGCCGCGCTCTGGATGGCCTACGAAGCCTCGCCCGCCTTCGATCCGCTGTACCGGGTAACGCAACCGGAAGAACCGAAGCCGATTACGTGTCGAACGTCGCGAATGTACGCGTCGCGATCAGAACCGCCGTCTTCGACCATGCGGGCAAGAGCGCGCGCTACGGAACGGGGAGCGGAATCGTCTGGGGATCGGATGCGCTCGCCGAACGGCGCGAATGCCTTGATAAAACGGCGGTGCTCGACTCTGATGACGGCTTTTACGTATTCGACAGCATGCTGCTGGAAAACGGCGGGATTTCGGATCTGGACGCGCATCTTGCGCGCTTGCGGAAGAGCTGCCGTTATTTCTTTCTGCCCGAATCGACGCACGACGGTTTGGAAAACGAGCTCTTAAGTCTGTGCCGAAATACTACGGACGGCAGTTGGAAGGTCAGAATACTCTGCAGCGCTAACGGTACGCGAAAAATCGAATGCGATCCGGTTCCCCCGCTTCCCGCTCCCTATTGCGTTGCTCCTGCTCCCGGACGGCTCGCGGCGGACAATCCCTTCTTCGCGCACAAAACATCGCGCAGAGAGCATCTCGACGCTGCGCTTCGCGAAGCGCGGATCATGTACGGCGAAGCGTTGGCCGACGCTGTTCTGGTCAACTCCAGAGGCGAATTGATGGAAACGACGAGGGCGAACATCGTGCTGGAAATCGACGGAAAAAAATACACGCCGCCCCTCGATTCCGGAATTCTCCCGGGTGTATTCAGAGCAGGCATCCTTGAAAGGGGCCTCGTGCAGGAAAAGAAGCTCTACATGGACGACTGGCATCGGGCGGACAGAATATGGGCGGTCAATTCGGTCCGCGGCTGGATCGAAGCGGAGCGGATTCCGCCGGATTTTCGGGCCAGTCGTGTCGGGGATAGCGGCCCTTCATGTCCTTTCTGA
- a CDS encoding hexokinase family protein → MNPRYAVHAFLGRHNFQAGGPSVNSIIQTMMYDMEEGLVRDPSNPPAQGPSMDMIPTWAVPPKSSPKNKSVIVIDAGGTNFRSCLVTFDANGTPTISDMEKKAMPATDREYTKKEFFETIASFLDHLKNKADLIGFCFSYAMSITPEGDGKVIQFSKEIKAKEVIGSLVGESLSDALVERGWNRPKKVVLLNDTTAALLAGASAATNGKEYDSYVGFILGTGMNAAYIESGAIPKIASLGAPAPESQIIVCESGKCNKVARSDFDAVLDNSTNSPGLYGYEKMCSGAYLGPVSRLALVEAAKEGLFSSAVSAKLAAVDTLELKDMDQFFYGPYRTDTKLGAILAAGNEADRETAFRLLDAFVERSARLAAANIAAAIIKSGKGTSPVRPVSVLCEGTTFLRTHNLRERVTGYLNQALTEERGIWYEIVTMDNAVTLGSAVAGLI, encoded by the coding sequence ATGAATCCCCGATATGCAGTTCATGCCTTCCTGGGCAGACATAATTTCCAGGCCGGCGGCCCGAGCGTTAATTCGATAATTCAGACGATGATGTACGATATGGAAGAAGGCCTTGTCCGAGATCCTTCGAACCCTCCCGCTCAGGGACCCTCGATGGACATGATTCCCACCTGGGCTGTGCCTCCGAAAAGCTCTCCGAAAAATAAATCCGTCATCGTAATCGACGCCGGCGGCACCAATTTCCGTTCCTGCCTGGTAACTTTCGACGCGAACGGTACCCCGACTATTTCAGATATGGAAAAAAAGGCGATGCCCGCGACGGATCGCGAATATACAAAAAAAGAATTTTTCGAAACAATCGCTTCGTTTCTCGATCACCTGAAGAATAAGGCCGACCTAATCGGTTTCTGCTTCTCCTATGCGATGTCGATCACCCCTGAGGGCGACGGCAAGGTGATTCAGTTCTCCAAGGAAATTAAAGCGAAGGAAGTCATCGGTTCGCTCGTCGGCGAAAGCCTCTCTGACGCTCTTGTGGAACGCGGCTGGAATCGCCCGAAAAAAGTCGTTCTGCTTAATGATACAACCGCGGCTCTCCTTGCGGGAGCGTCTGCCGCGACGAACGGTAAAGAATACGATTCCTACGTCGGCTTTATCCTTGGAACCGGAATGAACGCTGCCTACATCGAATCCGGCGCGATACCGAAGATAGCTTCTCTGGGAGCGCCCGCTCCCGAAAGCCAGATAATCGTCTGCGAATCAGGCAAGTGCAACAAGGTCGCGCGCAGCGATTTCGACGCTGTTCTGGATAACTCCACCAACTCTCCCGGCCTCTACGGATACGAAAAGATGTGCTCCGGCGCCTATCTGGGCCCGGTCTCCCGCCTCGCTCTCGTAGAAGCGGCTAAGGAAGGCCTGTTTTCTTCAGCCGTTTCGGCGAAACTCGCCGCTGTAGATACTCTTGAGCTCAAAGACATGGACCAGTTCTTCTACGGACCATACCGGACCGACACCAAGCTCGGCGCGATCCTCGCTGCAGGAAACGAAGCGGACCGCGAAACAGCGTTCCGTCTTCTCGACGCCTTCGTCGAGCGTTCAGCCCGGCTCGCAGCCGCGAACATCGCAGCCGCGATAATAAAAAGCGGAAAGGGCACGAGTCCCGTCCGCCCGGTCAGCGTGCTTTGCGAAGGAACCACATTCCTTCGCACCCACAATCTCAGAGAGCGGGTAACCGGATATCTCAACCAGGCGCTCACTGAAGAGCGGGGAATCTGGTACGAGATAGTCACGATGGACAACGCGGTGACTCTTGGTTCTGCTGTTGCGGGACTCATTTAA
- a CDS encoding ATP-dependent RNA helicase, with protein sequence MAELPITAHLSSIAETLKKSPSNIAVLTAETAAGKSTAVPPFFLSAFPGRILMLEPRRVAALAIAERIAETLGERCGETVGYRMRLESRISRNTRIEIITEAVLTRMIQNDPALTGVSVVILDEFHERSLHGDLALALLREVVTLRGDLRVLVMSATINAEKIAAILDSPVVSVPGRTWPVEIVHKASSQPRRIGDAVADAVLEELRETDSTGILCFLPGIADIRLAEQRLQNCGAEVAVLHGSLSFSEQKMALRNPDGKRRVILSSSIAETSLTVPGVSTVVDCGFARISRLDPRTGMTRLETEPESVFSAAQRAGRAGRTGPGRCVRLWAQQDLRVAETPPEIVRSDLIPLVLECAVWGARKAEDLQWIDPPNSGAWAASREILAAMGAIDESGAITERGKFLSSLGLHPRLAAVALAGGFEKAASLADRSGNPREKELALKDLKRRLAQVPARFFSAAGSPSMSLLEGFPDRIARHQQDGLYKFPSGRVARLAGSDAASYAVFPEWIVAPDVDAGEREGRIYSCEILPSEEALRWIEAKASTETSIELSGSGPLANRKIRKVRRTFYGKLILREIQTQASPEDIPEAFCRLLRDEGIDILPWNQASRLFYARCRFLRHRRSGAVPSANELLEDPENWLVPFLDGSGNLAEQRFLEALRWKFDGAEVDSFVPLKIKLANGIERPLSWEESAAGELPTPVLETRVQDLYGCCSTPEILGEPIVLKLLSPARRPVQITRDLAGFWAGSWKEVRKDMKGRYPRHDWPENPAESAPLRSSRGPN encoded by the coding sequence ATGGCTGAACTGCCCATAACAGCGCATCTTTCATCGATCGCAGAGACTCTCAAAAAATCCCCATCCAATATTGCCGTATTGACGGCCGAAACCGCCGCCGGAAAATCTACCGCGGTTCCCCCGTTTTTCCTTTCGGCCTTCCCGGGACGCATACTCATGCTCGAACCCAGGCGCGTGGCCGCTCTCGCCATCGCCGAACGGATAGCGGAAACGCTCGGCGAGCGGTGCGGAGAAACGGTCGGTTACCGGATGCGGCTTGAATCCCGGATTTCGCGAAACACCCGCATCGAAATAATAACCGAAGCGGTTCTGACCCGGATGATTCAAAACGATCCTGCGTTGACGGGAGTTTCGGTCGTTATTCTCGATGAATTCCACGAGCGGTCGCTTCACGGAGATCTTGCGCTCGCGCTCTTGAGGGAAGTGGTTACGCTTCGCGGCGACCTCAGGGTTTTAGTGATGTCCGCCACGATTAACGCGGAAAAGATCGCCGCGATCCTCGACTCTCCCGTCGTTTCCGTTCCCGGACGGACCTGGCCGGTGGAAATCGTGCACAAAGCATCCTCTCAGCCGCGGAGAATCGGGGATGCGGTCGCGGACGCGGTTCTTGAAGAATTGCGGGAGACCGATTCGACCGGGATTCTCTGTTTTCTGCCGGGAATAGCCGACATCCGTCTCGCAGAACAGCGGCTGCAGAATTGCGGAGCCGAGGTCGCCGTTCTCCACGGATCCCTCTCTTTTTCCGAACAAAAGATGGCTCTGCGGAACCCGGACGGAAAACGCCGGGTTATACTGTCGTCCTCCATCGCGGAGACCAGCCTTACCGTTCCGGGCGTTTCCACCGTCGTCGATTGTGGTTTCGCCCGCATCAGCCGTCTCGATCCGCGCACCGGGATGACTCGCCTTGAAACCGAACCGGAAAGCGTATTTTCGGCCGCTCAGCGAGCCGGGCGCGCAGGCAGAACCGGCCCCGGCCGCTGCGTCAGGCTGTGGGCGCAGCAGGATCTGCGCGTGGCGGAAACTCCCCCGGAAATCGTGCGATCCGATCTGATTCCCCTCGTGCTTGAATGCGCGGTTTGGGGCGCGAGAAAGGCCGAAGACCTTCAGTGGATAGACCCTCCGAACAGCGGAGCCTGGGCTGCCTCGCGCGAAATTCTCGCCGCTATGGGGGCGATCGACGAATCCGGCGCGATCACCGAGCGGGGGAAGTTTCTTTCCTCTCTCGGCCTGCATCCCCGGCTCGCAGCGGTCGCGCTTGCGGGAGGCTTCGAAAAGGCTGCCTCGCTGGCGGACCGTTCGGGAAATCCGCGGGAAAAGGAATTGGCCCTTAAGGATTTGAAGCGCCGCCTTGCGCAGGTCCCCGCGCGATTCTTTTCCGCGGCTGGGTCTCCTTCCATGAGCCTTCTCGAAGGCTTCCCCGACCGCATAGCCCGGCATCAACAGGACGGATTGTATAAATTCCCCTCAGGGCGCGTCGCTCGCCTTGCCGGAAGCGATGCCGCCTCGTATGCGGTCTTTCCCGAGTGGATCGTAGCGCCCGATGTTGACGCAGGCGAGCGGGAAGGCCGCATATATTCCTGCGAAATCCTCCCTTCCGAGGAGGCTCTTCGCTGGATCGAGGCAAAGGCTTCGACTGAAACGTCAATCGAACTCTCGGGTTCCGGCCCGCTCGCGAACCGGAAAATCAGAAAGGTTCGCCGTACGTTTTACGGAAAACTGATATTAAGGGAAATTCAGACCCAGGCGTCTCCTGAGGATATTCCGGAAGCTTTCTGCCGCCTTCTCCGCGATGAAGGAATCGATATTCTGCCCTGGAATCAGGCTTCGCGGCTTTTTTACGCGCGATGCCGTTTTTTGCGTCATCGCAGATCCGGCGCCGTTCCGTCCGCGAATGAGCTTCTCGAAGATCCGGAGAACTGGCTCGTTCCCTTTCTCGACGGATCGGGAAACCTCGCCGAGCAGCGTTTTCTCGAGGCTCTCAGATGGAAGTTCGACGGGGCGGAGGTCGACTCGTTCGTGCCGCTTAAAATAAAGCTGGCTAACGGAATCGAGCGTCCGCTCTCATGGGAAGAATCCGCCGCCGGGGAGCTGCCGACCCCTGTCCTGGAAACCCGCGTGCAGGATCTGTACGGCTGCTGTTCGACTCCCGAGATACTGGGGGAGCCGATCGTGCTCAAGCTTCTGTCGCCGGCTCGCCGTCCCGTGCAGATCACCCGCGACCTTGCGGGGTTCTGGGCCGGTTCCTGGAAAGAAGTCAGAAAGGACATGAAGGGCCGCTATCCCCGACACGACTGGCCCGAAAATCCGGCGGAATCCGCTCCGCTTCGATCCAGCCGCGGACCGAATTGA
- the flgF gene encoding flagellar basal-body rod protein FlgF, translating to MVRGWYTGASGMLAQQHRLDAISNNLANVDTTSYKRDVTVSKNFPELLLRRLQDDGVYKNPFGSADAAPIIGKIGLGVELNELFTDFSQGSYKQTSSPSDMALEGRGFFAVETPHGERYTRNGNFTLGQEGYLMTKEGFPLLGEKGRIFLQDSVYTVNKNGEVWARPIGNPEADSELVDRLKLVGFENDRYLKKQGSSLYIDTPVSGPALPAEGPERPLVTQGFIEASNVNVVHEMVQMIEVNRAYEANQKSIQSEDTMMAKLWGETVKMR from the coding sequence ATGGTACGTGGATGGTATACCGGCGCGAGCGGAATGCTTGCCCAGCAGCATCGGCTCGACGCTATATCGAACAATCTCGCGAACGTCGATACGACGAGCTACAAGCGCGATGTGACCGTCAGCAAGAATTTCCCCGAGCTTCTTTTGCGCAGGCTCCAGGACGACGGAGTGTATAAGAATCCCTTCGGCTCCGCCGACGCGGCCCCCATAATCGGCAAAATCGGACTCGGCGTAGAACTGAACGAACTGTTCACCGATTTCTCGCAAGGTTCCTACAAACAGACCTCCTCGCCTTCCGACATGGCGCTGGAGGGCAGGGGATTCTTTGCCGTGGAAACCCCTCACGGCGAACGCTATACGCGCAACGGCAATTTCACACTCGGCCAGGAAGGCTATCTCATGACGAAGGAAGGCTTTCCCCTGCTCGGCGAAAAAGGCCGGATCTTCCTGCAGGATTCTGTGTATACAGTCAACAAAAACGGCGAAGTATGGGCCCGGCCGATCGGAAACCCCGAGGCCGACTCTGAACTCGTCGACAGGCTCAAGCTCGTCGGCTTTGAAAACGACCGGTACCTGAAAAAACAGGGTTCGAGCCTCTATATCGACACGCCCGTATCCGGGCCCGCCTTGCCGGCTGAAGGACCGGAGCGGCCGCTGGTGACCCAGGGCTTCATCGAGGCGTCCAACGTGAACGTCGTGCACGAAATGGTGCAGATGATCGAAGTGAACCGCGCCTACGAAGCGAACCAGAAATCGATACAATCAGAAGACACGATGATGGCGAAACTCTGGGGCGAGACGGTAAAGATGAGATAA
- a CDS encoding PilZ domain-containing protein: MYIALLILIAVIFLSVIAFLLTERGKNLREKILFFSAGLDSGFKPGQILLLLKVGEYAELENLQSLFWSLPALDRCIAEIVRRAHQRGTENTEEHQSLMARLYSYRTEVELEQSRKKRGLESTRDIQVGQKVRILLPGVGVFSSKVVKNNSRDLVFDYPSSPKIQATSIDWANRNISVYFWRHEDAGYVFDTVVLPDPLSAGRAILHAAHSFQLVRSQKRKSVRAKCSIYAQLYLVKPGETLNSSLEGDPGMKCLLEDLSEDGAMFVVGGRR, from the coding sequence ATGTATATCGCGTTACTGATCCTGATCGCGGTGATTTTCCTCTCGGTTATCGCTTTTTTGCTGACCGAGAGGGGAAAGAATCTGCGCGAAAAAATACTTTTCTTCTCCGCGGGTCTGGACTCGGGCTTTAAGCCCGGCCAGATACTGCTATTGTTAAAAGTAGGAGAATACGCGGAACTCGAAAACCTTCAATCCCTTTTCTGGTCTCTTCCCGCTCTGGACCGGTGCATCGCCGAGATAGTCCGCCGGGCGCACCAGAGGGGAACCGAAAATACGGAGGAGCACCAGAGCTTGATGGCTCGCCTCTACTCGTACCGGACGGAGGTCGAGCTCGAACAGTCCAGAAAGAAGCGCGGCCTTGAATCGACCCGCGACATTCAGGTCGGTCAGAAAGTGAGAATCCTGCTTCCGGGAGTCGGCGTTTTCAGCTCGAAGGTTGTAAAGAACAATTCCCGAGACCTCGTGTTCGACTATCCCTCGAGTCCGAAAATCCAGGCTACATCGATCGATTGGGCGAACAGAAACATCAGCGTCTATTTCTGGCGTCATGAAGACGCGGGCTATGTATTCGATACGGTCGTCCTTCCCGATCCTCTGTCCGCGGGACGGGCCATACTGCACGCCGCGCATTCGTTCCAGCTGGTGAGATCCCAGAAACGAAAATCGGTAAGGGCGAAATGCTCGATTTACGCGCAGCTGTATCTCGTCAAGCCCGGCGAAACCCTCAACTCTTCTCTCGAAGGCGATCCCGGCATGAAATGCCTTCTCGAGGATCTTTCCGAAGACGGAGCTATGTTCGTCGTCGGGGGAAGGCGATGA
- a CDS encoding rod-binding protein translates to MTGLLSSATLAAGSAGLGAGISGIGGMGGLLDNAKAQETERRFSALIDGIRSGIDEDDASSSSTSLGGALSKNLSQNGLQDPRLPGDFISSLAKKDITSIDKDSPLVGAAANAGQKGKIDRSSKIYEQALELESYFVKIMLSSMKNTIQKTGIDGKESFASGMYNDMFYDELARTVTKSAGFGLADQVYLQLTRS, encoded by the coding sequence ATGACGGGACTTCTTTCCAGCGCAACTCTTGCCGCCGGTTCGGCAGGACTCGGGGCAGGCATATCGGGCATCGGCGGCATGGGCGGATTGCTCGACAACGCGAAGGCGCAGGAAACCGAGCGCCGTTTTTCCGCTCTCATCGACGGAATCCGCTCCGGAATAGACGAAGACGACGCGTCTTCGTCCAGCACCTCCTTAGGCGGCGCCCTTTCGAAAAACCTCTCGCAGAACGGTCTCCAGGATCCCCGGCTTCCCGGAGACTTCATCAGTTCACTTGCGAAAAAAGATATCACGTCAATAGACAAGGACTCCCCGCTTGTGGGAGCGGCGGCCAATGCAGGACAGAAAGGCAAGATCGACCGATCATCAAAAATCTATGAACAGGCGTTGGAGCTCGAATCGTATTTCGTAAAAATAATGCTCTCCTCCATGAAAAACACCATACAGAAAACAGGCATCGACGGAAAAGAAAGCTTCGCATCCGGAATGTACAACGACATGTTTTACGACGAACTCGCCAGAACGGTCACAAAATCCGCCGGATTCGGCCTTGCCGACCAGGTCTATCTTCAGCTTACACGCTCGTAA